A stretch of the Halorussus vallis genome encodes the following:
- the merB gene encoding organomercurial lyase — translation MSDHECACGCRSDRQGSNANATTERWFADDSVLTAELPADVRSSLARLIGVDTVETLGDWIIEVRRRTVGRAIQIDDLCHADEKTDHRGELDGETYYFRCFYDAVALSALTETPVDIRTESPDGTVIKARANGTTDLTVTPETAVFSFGIEDLVDSPVDGTLSHEDIYAAVCPYVRAFPNREAYERWEKTVPAATVALPLPGATDIAAGLIE, via the coding sequence ATGTCCGACCACGAATGTGCGTGCGGCTGTCGCAGCGACCGACAGGGATCGAACGCCAACGCGACGACTGAGCGATGGTTCGCCGACGACTCCGTTCTTACTGCGGAACTCCCCGCTGACGTTCGGTCATCACTGGCACGACTGATCGGGGTGGACACGGTAGAGACGCTGGGCGACTGGATTATCGAGGTCCGTCGCCGGACCGTCGGTAGAGCCATACAGATCGATGACCTCTGCCACGCAGACGAGAAGACGGACCACCGAGGTGAGTTAGACGGAGAAACGTACTACTTCCGTTGTTTCTACGATGCGGTGGCCCTGTCAGCCCTCACAGAGACGCCGGTCGATATTCGGACCGAGAGTCCAGACGGTACTGTGATTAAAGCGCGCGCAAACGGAACGACTGACCTGACGGTCACGCCCGAAACGGCGGTATTCTCGTTCGGCATTGAGGATTTAGTCGACTCGCCCGTAGACGGCACGCTATCGCACGAAGACATCTACGCGGCAGTCTGTCCCTACGTCAGGGCATTTCCTAATAGAGAAGCATACGAACGCTGGGAAAAGACGGTTCCTGCAGCGACCGTTGCGTTGCCACTCCCGGGCGCTACGGACATCGCAGCCGGCCTCATCGAGTAA
- a CDS encoding helix-turn-helix domain-containing protein has product MREARITISDSEYETMGIEGLVSLCQEAGLQDFEELVCRGFGAVVQVEVETRLDEKRLSSLECVDQWEHVAEIDDIQLYVIAFTAPGLPESLAGEMEDLVGTCNPVVNEHGATLSLVGPQEAIAGTVDRYETAGVSPDLRKLDVYEGRERPIDDLTNRQREVIQTAYDNGYYEVPREVTTDDIAGELDIDSSTVAEHLQRAERNLLRHHLGR; this is encoded by the coding sequence ATGCGCGAGGCCCGCATAACGATCAGCGATTCAGAATACGAAACGATGGGCATCGAGGGGCTCGTTTCGCTCTGCCAAGAGGCGGGACTACAGGACTTCGAGGAACTCGTCTGTCGTGGGTTCGGTGCAGTAGTGCAGGTAGAAGTTGAAACGCGCCTCGATGAGAAACGACTGTCGTCGCTTGAGTGCGTTGATCAGTGGGAACACGTTGCGGAGATAGACGATATACAACTGTATGTCATCGCATTCACTGCGCCGGGACTCCCGGAGAGCCTCGCCGGCGAGATGGAGGACCTTGTCGGCACCTGTAATCCGGTCGTAAACGAGCACGGGGCAACTCTGTCACTCGTCGGCCCACAAGAGGCCATTGCAGGGACCGTCGACAGGTATGAGACTGCCGGGGTATCGCCGGATCTCCGGAAACTTGACGTGTACGAGGGACGTGAGCGACCGATAGACGACCTCACGAATCGTCAGCGTGAGGTGATTCAGACGGCCTACGACAACGGGTACTACGAGGTGCCTCGCGAGGTGACGACTGATGACATTGCTGGAGAATTAGATATTGATTCATCGACGGTCGCCGAACATCTGCAGCGCGCCGAACGAAACCTGTTGCGTCACCACCTCGGACGATGA